From a region of the Synechococcus sp. PCC 7502 genome:
- a CDS encoding divergent PAP2 family protein, giving the protein MHPLAEVLDNRVLLIAIAASFGAQCLKLLLLYIQSGQIKLHVLFETGGMPSSHSAVVTALATGIGKTQGWNSGLFAIASVFAVIVMYDASGVRRAAGTHAKVLNQIIGEVFEEDHHLIEDPLKELLGHTPIQVLVGAILGISIMWVLL; this is encoded by the coding sequence ATGCATCCTTTGGCAGAAGTCTTAGACAATCGGGTTCTTTTAATAGCGATCGCCGCCAGTTTTGGAGCGCAGTGCCTAAAACTATTATTGTTATATATCCAATCGGGACAAATAAAACTCCATGTGCTATTTGAAACCGGAGGTATGCCTAGCTCTCATTCAGCAGTAGTAACAGCCCTAGCTACGGGCATTGGTAAAACCCAAGGATGGAATTCGGGACTGTTTGCAATCGCCTCGGTGTTTGCAGTCATAGTTATGTATGATGCCTCTGGAGTTAGGCGGGCGGCTGGAACCCATGCCAAGGTGCTTAATCAAATTATTGGCGAAGTGTTTGAAGAAGATCACCATTTAATTGAAGACCCCCTCAAGGAATTACTAGGTCACACGCCAATACAGGTTTTAGTTGGTGCCATTTTGGGCATTAGCATCATGTGGGTACTGTTGTAG
- the crtE gene encoding geranylgeranyl diphosphate synthase CrtE: MVQNIINPSLKNPQIFNLESFDLCRYLATAKARVEKALEASIKVKYPETIYESMRYSLMASGKRLRPILCLATCELFGGDDSMSMPTACAMEMVHTMSLIHDDLPAMDNDDYRRGKLTNHKVYGEDIAVLAGDALLAYAFEFIADNTQNVPSDRILRVVSRLGRAVAAEGLVGGQVVDLESEGKPDTTLETLNFIHRHKTAALLEASVVSGGILAGADTEDIKRLTIYAQNIGLAFQIIDDILDITSTSEELGKTAGKDIIAQKVTYPSLLGIPESQIQAQNLIDLAKSQVQCYGSPAIPLMRIADYIIARTY; encoded by the coding sequence ATGGTACAAAATATAATTAATCCTTCTTTAAAAAATCCTCAAATCTTTAACCTCGAAAGCTTTGACCTATGTAGGTATTTAGCAACTGCCAAAGCTAGGGTGGAAAAGGCACTGGAAGCCTCTATCAAAGTTAAATATCCCGAAACAATCTATGAGTCCATGCGTTACTCGTTGATGGCATCGGGAAAACGACTTAGACCAATTTTATGTTTGGCTACCTGTGAGTTATTTGGTGGCGATGATTCGATGTCTATGCCCACCGCCTGTGCTATGGAAATGGTGCATACAATGTCATTAATCCATGATGATTTACCTGCTATGGACAATGACGACTATCGGCGGGGAAAGTTGACTAATCATAAGGTCTATGGTGAAGATATTGCGGTTCTAGCAGGTGATGCTCTTCTTGCCTATGCCTTTGAGTTTATTGCCGATAATACCCAAAATGTACCTAGTGATCGCATCCTGCGGGTGGTTAGTCGTTTGGGTCGGGCAGTAGCCGCCGAAGGTTTAGTGGGTGGACAAGTGGTTGATCTAGAATCCGAGGGTAAACCTGATACGACTTTAGAAACTTTAAACTTTATCCATAGACATAAGACCGCCGCATTACTAGAAGCCTCGGTGGTGTCGGGAGGGATTTTAGCTGGGGCAGATACCGAAGATATTAAACGCTTGACGATCTATGCTCAAAATATTGGTTTAGCATTTCAAATCATCGATGATATTCTTGACATAACTAGCACATCTGAAGAACTAGGTAAAACCGCAGGTAAGGACATTATTGCCCAAAAAGTTACTTACCCTAGCTTACTAGGCATACCTGAATCACAAATTCAAGCCCAAAATTTGATAGATTTAGCGAAGTCACAAGTACAATGCTATGGTAGCCCTGCGATCCCTTTAATGCGAATTGCCGACTACATAATTGCCCGTACCTACTAA
- the folD gene encoding bifunctional methylenetetrahydrofolate dehydrogenase/methenyltetrahydrofolate cyclohydrolase FolD yields the protein MAEIIDGKALAKQMQAEMTETVKALQAQVGRSPGLAVLMVGDNPASAAYVRNKELACTRVGIRSFGKHFPATATQAELEQVIKDLNADSNVDGILVQLPLPDHLDAIALINQIAPHKDADGLHPYNLGKLLRGEEGLQSCTPAGVMQLLKHADIPIAGKTAVVIGRSILVGKPIAMMLLEANATVIMAHSRTPDLKAITLNADILVVAVGRPQLITADMVKPRAVVIDVGINRITDYEGQSSLVGDVNFDSVKAIASHITPVPGGVGPMTVTMLLHNTIWSYCQQYGTKYN from the coding sequence ATGGCGGAAATTATTGACGGTAAGGCATTAGCAAAACAGATGCAAGCCGAAATGACAGAAACAGTTAAAGCTTTACAAGCTCAGGTGGGGCGATCGCCCGGATTAGCGGTATTAATGGTAGGTGATAATCCCGCTAGTGCTGCCTATGTGCGTAATAAAGAATTAGCTTGTACCAGAGTGGGAATTCGTTCCTTTGGCAAACATTTTCCTGCGACTGCGACCCAAGCTGAATTAGAACAAGTAATTAAGGACTTAAACGCTGATTCTAATGTCGATGGAATTTTGGTGCAGTTACCTTTACCCGATCATTTAGATGCGATCGCCTTAATTAATCAAATTGCCCCCCATAAAGATGCCGATGGCTTACATCCCTATAACTTGGGTAAACTTCTACGGGGCGAGGAGGGCTTACAAAGCTGCACACCTGCGGGAGTAATGCAACTTCTCAAACATGCCGATATTCCTATTGCAGGCAAAACGGCTGTGGTAATTGGACGTAGTATTTTAGTTGGCAAACCCATTGCTATGATGCTTTTAGAGGCAAATGCTACGGTAATTATGGCGCATTCTCGCACCCCTGACCTTAAGGCGATCACCCTGAATGCTGATATTCTAGTAGTAGCTGTGGGCAGACCACAATTAATCACCGCCGACATGGTAAAGCCGAGAGCAGTAGTTATAGATGTGGGTATCAATCGCATTACCGATTATGAAGGACAATCTTCCTTAGTAGGTGATGTGAATTTTGATAGTGTTAAAGCGATCGCCTCACATATTACTCCTGTTCCTGGTGGAGTTGGTCCTATGACTGTGACCATGTTGTTGCACAATACTATTTGGAGCTACTGTCAGCAATATGGTACAAAATATAATTAA
- a CDS encoding HAD-IC family P-type ATPase: MEPLLGMSDWYRQDVTSVLRNLKTDLNGLTTTEADRRLSQHGKNELIEQASKSSGRMLWEQFTATPVLLLIAAAVVSAYLGDYKDMIAILAIVLFNAFLGFNQEYRASQAFAALEKLAIPKVRVCRDNQWRVILSPYLVTGDVIMLEAGGLVPADSRLIESINLQIQEATFTGESLPVEKTVAAIATENLSLGDRRNMAYMGTLVTYGRGLAVVTETGMETELGKIAQSVQTVEQLQTPLQRRLDDFGRKLAIAILLLVGVIFVIGLSRGENLQLMILTTVSMAVAAIPEGLPAVVTIALGIGSYRMLKHQALIRKLPAVETLGSVTTICSDKTGTLTENRMQVTVVDLVGHRIDLTTKPNGYDNFSVLGLALMGATLCNNALFSEAEPNHEQALVLGDPTEVALLAIAYSLGLQKSELECQLPRILELPFDSDRKRMTTVHKTHSFDQLSRHLHQPAPDYVSFTKGAVGSLLEVCSQVWYQNRAEPLSPDWRERIETANNQLAAAGMRVLGIAFLPLERSVNPPVEQDLIFIGMLGMLDPARP; encoded by the coding sequence ATGGAACCATTACTAGGTATGAGTGACTGGTATCGCCAAGATGTTACATCAGTTTTACGCAACCTGAAGACTGATCTCAATGGCTTGACAACAACGGAAGCTGATCGGCGTTTGTCGCAGCACGGCAAAAACGAATTAATTGAGCAAGCATCTAAATCTTCTGGGCGCATGCTATGGGAACAATTTACTGCCACACCAGTTTTATTACTGATTGCAGCAGCAGTGGTTTCGGCTTATTTGGGTGACTACAAAGATATGATCGCGATTTTAGCGATCGTTTTGTTTAATGCCTTTTTGGGATTCAATCAAGAATATCGTGCTAGCCAAGCTTTTGCTGCCCTAGAGAAACTGGCAATCCCCAAGGTGCGAGTTTGTCGGGACAACCAATGGCGGGTTATTCTCAGCCCCTATTTAGTAACAGGTGATGTGATTATGCTGGAGGCAGGTGGCTTAGTACCAGCCGACAGTCGTCTCATTGAAAGCATTAACCTCCAGATTCAAGAAGCTACTTTTACAGGTGAGTCCTTACCCGTAGAGAAAACGGTAGCAGCGATCGCTACCGAAAATCTGTCCTTGGGCGATCGCCGCAACATGGCTTATATGGGTACTCTTGTCACCTATGGACGGGGGTTAGCAGTAGTCACCGAAACGGGTATGGAGACGGAACTGGGAAAGATAGCCCAATCTGTACAGACAGTCGAACAACTGCAGACACCTTTGCAACGTCGCCTTGATGATTTTGGGCGGAAGTTAGCCATTGCCATCCTGCTTTTAGTGGGAGTAATTTTTGTGATCGGGCTATCGCGAGGCGAAAATCTCCAACTCATGATCCTGACTACCGTGAGTATGGCGGTGGCAGCAATCCCTGAAGGACTACCTGCCGTGGTTACGATCGCACTAGGGATCGGCTCCTATCGTATGCTCAAACACCAAGCTTTGATTCGTAAGTTGCCTGCCGTAGAAACTCTAGGTTCCGTGACCACGATCTGTTCCGATAAAACAGGAACGCTGACCGAAAACCGTATGCAGGTAACGGTGGTGGACTTAGTTGGACATCGCATCGATTTGACTACCAAGCCCAATGGATACGATAATTTCTCGGTTTTAGGACTAGCCTTAATGGGAGCTACACTTTGCAATAATGCCCTTTTTTCAGAAGCAGAACCCAATCACGAACAGGCTTTAGTTTTAGGCGATCCCACAGAAGTCGCCTTATTGGCGATCGCCTATAGTTTAGGTTTACAGAAGTCAGAATTAGAATGCCAACTGCCGCGCATTTTGGAATTACCGTTTGATTCCGATCGCAAACGTATGACTACCGTCCATAAAACCCATAGTTTCGACCAGCTCTCACGTCATCTGCATCAGCCTGCCCCCGATTATGTTTCGTTCACAAAAGGAGCGGTAGGTAGTTTGTTAGAGGTTTGTAGTCAGGTTTGGTATCAGAATCGGGCTGAACCGCTTAGCCCAGACTGGCGGGAGCGCATCGAAACCGCTAATAACCAGCTAGCCGCCGCAGGCATGAGGGTATTAGGAATTGCCTTTCTCCCCCTAGAGAGATCGGTTAATCCTCCCGTAGAACAGGATTTAATTTTTATTGGGATGTTGGGGATGCTCGACCCTGCCCGACCCTAG
- a CDS encoding glycosyltransferase family 2 protein has translation MLLAIAILFILFAACVAIAIFTQRLENSIKSAPILEFDPEDLPVIYPSVSVIIPAYNEEINIRDCVEAILASDYPQPLQVVIANDQSTDQTQAIGQSLFKNNPQVQLINVPNRPTNITWRGKNWACEQGANLATGEYLLFIDADVRLEPQAIAAAISEAIKTKSDLLSCAPQIVCGCFAEWLVQPLIMSAIAIGFDFNAVNDPSDKTAFAAGMFMLFRHDTYTKIGGHTAVADQPVEDVELARLVKGRGLNLRFMLAITLVKVRMYQSFATLWEGWTKNYYMGSQSNLAGTLFSAFVFLLIFLVPWLGMIIGAYEMVAVPLKTGWEMAILLLSLVAIALQFSLRKTSADQFQQPLRYWWLGWLGGSIVAGIAITSIIKTETGWGWTWRGRSLALPRK, from the coding sequence ATGCTGCTGGCGATCGCTATTCTGTTTATACTTTTTGCTGCTTGTGTGGCGATCGCTATATTTACCCAAAGACTAGAAAATTCCATTAAGTCGGCTCCAATTTTAGAGTTTGATCCCGAAGATTTACCCGTAATTTACCCTTCTGTATCTGTAATTATTCCTGCCTATAACGAAGAGATTAATATTAGGGATTGCGTTGAAGCAATATTAGCCAGTGATTATCCCCAACCATTACAAGTTGTAATCGCAAATGATCAATCTACGGATCAAACTCAGGCGATCGGTCAATCCCTATTTAAAAATAATCCTCAAGTTCAACTAATAAATGTACCCAATCGACCCACAAATATAACTTGGCGGGGTAAAAATTGGGCTTGCGAACAAGGAGCAAATCTGGCTACAGGTGAATATTTACTATTTATAGATGCTGATGTCAGGCTAGAACCCCAGGCGATCGCTGCTGCCATATCCGAAGCAATTAAAACTAAAAGTGATCTACTCAGTTGCGCCCCTCAAATTGTCTGTGGTTGCTTTGCCGAGTGGTTAGTACAGCCGTTAATTATGAGTGCGATCGCCATTGGTTTTGATTTTAATGCAGTCAATGATCCCAGTGATAAAACTGCGTTTGCGGCGGGAATGTTTATGCTATTCCGCCATGATACCTATACAAAAATTGGTGGACATACTGCTGTTGCCGATCAACCTGTGGAAGACGTGGAGTTGGCAAGGTTAGTGAAGGGGCGGGGACTAAATTTACGATTCATGCTGGCGATCACTCTGGTCAAGGTCAGAATGTACCAATCCTTTGCAACTTTGTGGGAAGGCTGGACAAAAAATTACTATATGGGTTCACAGTCCAATCTGGCGGGTACGCTTTTTTCAGCATTTGTATTCCTCCTGATTTTTCTGGTACCGTGGCTGGGCATGATCATTGGTGCCTATGAAATGGTTGCTGTTCCCCTTAAAACTGGATGGGAAATGGCAATTTTATTATTATCTTTAGTAGCGATCGCTCTCCAATTTAGCCTAAGAAAAACTAGCGCTGATCAATTTCAACAACCTTTGCGCTATTGGTGGCTGGGATGGCTTGGTGGCTCAATTGTGGCAGGTATTGCGATTACTTCTATTATTAAAACTGAAACTGGATGGGGCTGGACTTGGCGGGGGCGATCGCTAGCTCTACCTAGGAAATAA
- the sds gene encoding solanesyl diphosphate synthase: MTSTTELFAPVKDDLSTLTANLKELVGAKHPILYAAAEHLFDAKGKGLRPAIVLLMSRATMTDCDITQRHRRLAEITEMIHTASLVHDDVIDMADLRRGNPTVNSRFGNRVAVLAGDFLFAQSSWYLANLDSLEVVKLLSKVIADFAEGEILQSLTCFDTDLCLEDYIQKSFYKTASLIAGSAKAAGVLSGVGSLQAEQLYNFGRFFGIAFQIVDDILDFTGSTEALGKPAGSDLQQGNLTAPVLFALEEKPQLKILIEREFAEVGDLAQAIALVNSSDGIQRSRDLAKSYAKQAITAIEWLPTSKHKQALLELVPYILNRLH; encoded by the coding sequence ATGACCTCAACCACCGAACTTTTCGCACCGGTAAAAGATGATCTAAGCACTCTTACTGCCAACCTTAAAGAGTTAGTAGGGGCAAAGCATCCGATTTTATATGCCGCCGCCGAACATTTATTTGATGCTAAAGGTAAGGGCTTGCGTCCAGCGATCGTGTTGTTGATGTCACGGGCGACAATGACGGATTGTGATATTACCCAGCGACATCGGCGGTTGGCGGAAATAACAGAGATGATTCATACTGCTAGTCTTGTCCATGATGATGTCATTGATATGGCAGATTTGCGGCGGGGGAATCCAACGGTAAACAGTAGATTTGGCAATCGGGTAGCTGTTTTAGCGGGAGACTTTTTGTTTGCCCAGTCTTCTTGGTACCTGGCCAATTTAGATAGCCTAGAAGTGGTGAAATTGCTTTCTAAGGTAATTGCTGATTTTGCTGAAGGTGAAATTTTGCAAAGTTTAACTTGTTTTGATACGGATTTATGTCTGGAAGATTACATCCAGAAAAGTTTTTATAAAACCGCTTCCTTAATTGCGGGCAGTGCTAAGGCGGCTGGGGTATTAAGTGGAGTTGGCAGCCTGCAGGCAGAACAGTTGTACAACTTTGGTAGGTTTTTTGGGATTGCTTTTCAAATTGTTGATGATATTTTAGACTTTACTGGCTCTACGGAAGCTTTGGGAAAACCTGCTGGTTCTGATTTGCAACAGGGAAATTTGACTGCTCCAGTTTTATTTGCTTTAGAAGAAAAACCTCAACTCAAAATTTTAATTGAACGAGAGTTTGCGGAGGTTGGGGATTTGGCTCAGGCGATCGCCTTAGTTAATTCTAGTGATGGCATTCAACGGTCACGGGATTTAGCAAAGTCCTACGCTAAACAGGCAATAACTGCGATTGAGTGGCTCCCCACCTCCAAACATAAACAGGCTCTTTTAGAATTGGTTCCGTATATTCTTAATAGATTGCATTAG
- a CDS encoding phycobiliprotein lyase — MTISDFFQHRAGTWASQRTSHHLIIKKSESGKSEIKVEFLEANTPDVTALCQEYNFDPTQAICGAKVTWDGSMEWDKGEDKHQGSTIIVAIAEGENIQSGKLLRQQGYAEKAPVVGRYVMGEDGVLSLITEYGTLYSEEKLWFPRPNVCMRAGITIGMSNVASYCTEIRKAT, encoded by the coding sequence ATGACTATTTCAGATTTTTTTCAGCATAGGGCAGGAACATGGGCTTCGCAACGAACAAGTCATCACCTGATCATTAAAAAGTCTGAAAGTGGCAAATCAGAAATCAAAGTCGAATTTTTAGAAGCTAATACCCCTGATGTTACAGCTTTATGTCAAGAATATAATTTTGATCCAACTCAAGCTATCTGTGGTGCCAAGGTAACTTGGGATGGTTCGATGGAATGGGATAAGGGTGAGGATAAACATCAAGGTTCGACAATTATCGTGGCGATCGCTGAAGGTGAAAATATCCAATCAGGGAAATTACTGCGTCAACAGGGCTATGCCGAAAAAGCCCCCGTAGTTGGCAGGTATGTCATGGGTGAAGATGGGGTTTTAAGTTTAATTACTGAGTATGGCACCTTGTACTCTGAAGAAAAACTGTGGTTTCCCCGTCCTAATGTCTGTATGCGTGCAGGTATTACCATTGGGATGTCTAATGTTGCCTCCTACTGCACCGAAATTCGGAAAGCTACTTAG
- the glgB gene encoding 1,4-alpha-glucan branching protein GlgB yields the protein MIATISTEQIDLIVKNLHQDPFAILGSHQIEQEGQLVWVIRAYLPEAEAVTVVDPENHRQYPMTAVHHPHFFECLIPEAPSLFSYKLKVTEWVDGKKCDRLIYDPYAFKSPLISDFDRHLFAQGTHYQVYEKLGAHPTQIDGVEGVYFAVWAPNARNVSVLGDFNYWDGRKHQMRKSESGVWDLFIPDIGVGYSYKFEIKNQAGHIYEKSDPFGFQQEIRPKTASVVNDLKYEWQDQAWMEQRRNSNPLNRPISVYEVHLGSWMHGSFETPPTDAYPMVSAADLKPGARFLTYRELADKLISYVKDLGFTHIELLPVAEHPFDGSWGYQVIGHYAATSRYGTPQDLMYFIDRCHEANIGVLLDWVPGHFPKDGHGLALFDGTHLYEHADPRIGEHKGWGTLIFNYTRNEVRNYLIANALFWFDKYHIDGIRVDAVASMLYLDYCREEGEWLRNEYGGRENLGAIEFFRHLHSILFSYFPGVLSIAEESTAFPLVSHPAYLGGLGFNLKWNMGWMHDMLDYFSMDPWFRQFHQNSVTFSIMYAFSENFVLALSHDEVVHLKKSLLAKMPGDDWQKFANQRCLFGYMFTHPGKKTLFMGMEFGVWKEWNVWGDLEWDLLNYPLHQNLQKFVKDINHLVQTESALHAQDFSEQGFQWIDCSDRSNSIVAFIRKDQKGEFVVVVCNFTPVAHSKYRVGVPLHGFYQEILNSDATIYGGSGLGNLGGKWSDQSYYWHNQPHSLEVCVPPLATVVFKFIHAKA from the coding sequence ATGATAGCAACCATCTCAACTGAGCAAATTGATCTGATCGTCAAAAATCTGCATCAAGACCCCTTTGCCATACTTGGCTCTCACCAAATTGAGCAAGAAGGACAATTGGTTTGGGTAATTCGTGCTTATTTACCAGAGGCAGAGGCTGTAACAGTTGTAGACCCCGAAAATCATCGGCAATACCCAATGACTGCCGTACATCACCCTCACTTTTTTGAATGTCTGATCCCCGAGGCTCCCAGTTTATTTAGCTACAAATTAAAAGTAACGGAGTGGGTAGATGGGAAAAAATGCGATCGCCTAATTTATGATCCCTACGCCTTTAAGTCACCCTTAATTAGTGATTTTGACCGCCATCTCTTTGCCCAAGGCACCCATTACCAAGTCTATGAAAAGTTAGGCGCACATCCTACCCAAATCGACGGAGTTGAGGGAGTATATTTTGCGGTGTGGGCACCCAATGCCCGTAACGTCTCAGTATTAGGGGATTTTAACTACTGGGATGGACGCAAGCACCAAATGCGTAAAAGTGAATCAGGGGTGTGGGATTTATTTATTCCCGATATTGGCGTGGGCTATTCTTACAAATTTGAAATTAAAAACCAAGCGGGACATATCTATGAAAAATCCGATCCCTTTGGCTTTCAACAGGAAATTCGTCCCAAAACTGCCTCTGTGGTTAATGACCTTAAATATGAATGGCAGGATCAGGCATGGATGGAACAACGGCGCAATTCTAATCCTCTGAATCGACCAATTTCAGTGTATGAAGTTCATCTGGGTTCATGGATGCATGGTTCCTTTGAAACTCCGCCTACGGATGCCTATCCTATGGTTAGTGCCGCTGACCTTAAGCCCGGTGCCAGATTTCTTACCTACCGTGAATTAGCAGACAAATTAATTTCTTATGTTAAAGATTTAGGATTTACCCATATTGAGCTTTTACCCGTGGCAGAACATCCCTTTGATGGTTCTTGGGGCTATCAGGTAATTGGGCATTACGCTGCCACATCTCGCTATGGTACGCCACAGGATTTGATGTATTTTATTGATCGCTGCCATGAGGCAAATATTGGGGTGCTTTTAGATTGGGTACCCGGACATTTCCCCAAGGATGGTCATGGCTTGGCATTATTCGATGGCACACACCTCTATGAGCATGCCGATCCGCGCATTGGTGAACATAAAGGCTGGGGAACATTAATTTTTAACTACACTCGCAATGAGGTACGGAATTATTTAATTGCCAATGCCCTATTTTGGTTTGACAAGTACCATATCGATGGAATTCGAGTAGATGCTGTTGCTTCAATGCTTTACCTAGACTACTGCCGTGAAGAAGGAGAGTGGTTACGCAATGAGTATGGCGGCAGAGAAAATTTAGGAGCGATCGAGTTTTTCCGTCATCTCCACAGTATTTTATTTAGCTATTTCCCCGGAGTTCTGTCCATTGCCGAAGAATCTACGGCTTTTCCCTTAGTTTCCCATCCTGCCTATCTAGGAGGCTTAGGGTTTAATCTAAAGTGGAATATGGGTTGGATGCACGACATGCTCGACTATTTCAGTATGGACCCGTGGTTTAGGCAGTTTCATCAAAATAGTGTGACTTTTAGTATTATGTACGCCTTTAGTGAAAACTTTGTCCTAGCCTTATCCCATGACGAGGTGGTGCATCTGAAGAAATCTTTACTAGCGAAAATGCCCGGTGATGACTGGCAGAAATTTGCTAACCAGCGTTGTCTATTTGGCTATATGTTTACCCATCCCGGTAAGAAAACGCTATTTATGGGTATGGAGTTTGGCGTATGGAAAGAATGGAATGTATGGGGCGATTTAGAGTGGGACTTACTCAACTATCCTCTGCACCAGAATCTGCAAAAATTTGTTAAAGATATTAACCATCTCGTCCAAACTGAGTCTGCTCTCCATGCCCAAGATTTCTCGGAACAGGGCTTTCAATGGATTGACTGTAGCGATCGCTCAAATTCTATAGTCGCTTTTATCCGCAAAGATCAAAAGGGAGAGTTTGTGGTGGTGGTTTGTAATTTTACGCCCGTAGCTCATAGCAAGTATCGGGTGGGAGTTCCTCTGCATGGGTTCTATCAGGAAATCTTAAATAGTGATGCCACCATCTACGGCGGTAGTGGTTTGGGTAACTTGGGCGGGAAATGGTCTGATCAGTCCTACTACTGGCATAATCAACCCCATAGTTTAGAAGTGTGTGTCCCACCCTTGGCAACTGTGGTATTTAAGTTTATTCATGCTAAAGCATAA
- the ilvB gene encoding biosynthetic-type acetolactate synthase large subunit → MLQSGAFALIDSIKRQGVQHLFGYPGGAILPVYDEIYKAEGRGDLKHILVRHEQAAVHAADGYARATGKVGVCIATSGPGATNLVTGIATAQMDSIPLVIITGQVPSYAIGTDAFQETDIFGITLPIVKHSYVVRRPEDIARIVAEAFHIAGTGRPGPVLIDIPKDIAQTQFEYVPKLEVHLRGYKEQTLPSDIAIAVEKSIELIRKAHRPLLYVGGGAIIANAFAEIKQLAERFQIPVTTTLMGKGIFDENHPLALGMLGMHGSAYANYAVQGCDLLIAVGARFDDRVTGRLDKFAPEAKVIHIDIDPAEVGKNRLPEVPIVGDVRQVVTELLNATAYKEEIMTKTWLDQISLWKEDYPLIAPHYPDIFSPQEVIYEFGRQAPEAFFTTDVGQHQMWSAQFLKNTPRHWISSAGLGTMGYGMPAAMGVKIAFPNDQVICISGDASFQMNLQELATLAQYDIKVKVIIINNSWQGMVRQWQEAFYSERYASSNMEVGMPDFVKLADAFGVQGMLVQHGDDLQAVVAEILASDRPVLADFRVKRNENCYPMVSPGKSNSEMEGLPEPKRIRSALERELGLGTRA, encoded by the coding sequence TTGCTACAATCTGGTGCTTTTGCTCTTATAGACAGTATTAAACGACAAGGTGTTCAGCACCTATTTGGTTATCCCGGTGGGGCGATTTTACCAGTCTATGACGAAATTTATAAAGCAGAGGGACGAGGTGACCTTAAGCATATTTTGGTTCGCCACGAGCAAGCTGCGGTTCATGCTGCCGATGGGTATGCCCGTGCTACTGGCAAAGTCGGAGTCTGTATTGCCACCTCTGGACCTGGTGCCACGAACCTAGTTACAGGAATTGCCACAGCCCAAATGGATTCCATTCCCTTAGTTATAATTACGGGGCAGGTGCCTTCCTATGCGATCGGAACCGATGCCTTCCAAGAAACTGATATATTTGGCATTACTTTACCCATAGTTAAGCATTCCTACGTTGTGCGCCGCCCTGAGGATATTGCCCGAATTGTGGCGGAAGCATTTCATATTGCTGGGACTGGTCGCCCCGGTCCAGTCTTGATTGATATACCCAAAGATATTGCCCAAACTCAATTTGAGTATGTACCTAAGTTAGAAGTTCACCTCCGTGGTTATAAAGAGCAAACTTTACCCTCGGATATTGCGATCGCTGTGGAGAAATCCATTGAGTTAATTCGTAAGGCACATCGTCCATTACTGTATGTGGGTGGGGGAGCAATCATTGCCAATGCCTTTGCTGAAATTAAACAGTTAGCAGAAAGGTTTCAAATTCCAGTTACCACTACGTTAATGGGTAAGGGCATATTTGATGAAAATCACCCCTTGGCATTAGGGATGTTGGGTATGCATGGTTCTGCCTATGCTAATTATGCGGTTCAGGGCTGCGATCTTTTAATAGCCGTTGGCGCAAGATTTGATGATCGGGTTACTGGTAGGTTAGATAAATTTGCCCCCGAAGCGAAGGTGATTCATATTGATATCGATCCTGCTGAAGTCGGTAAAAATCGCTTACCTGAAGTACCAATTGTGGGTGATGTGCGTCAAGTGGTTACAGAACTACTCAATGCCACAGCCTATAAAGAAGAGATCATGACTAAAACATGGCTTGATCAAATTAGCCTATGGAAGGAAGATTATCCCCTAATTGCTCCACACTATCCTGATATTTTTTCCCCCCAAGAAGTCATATATGAATTTGGTAGGCAAGCCCCAGAAGCTTTCTTTACTACGGATGTAGGACAGCACCAAATGTGGTCTGCTCAGTTTTTGAAGAATACTCCACGCCATTGGATTTCTAGTGCAGGGCTAGGAACTATGGGCTATGGGATGCCCGCAGCGATGGGAGTAAAGATTGCTTTTCCTAATGATCAAGTAATTTGCATTAGTGGTGATGCCAGTTTTCAGATGAATCTCCAGGAATTGGCTACCCTTGCTCAGTACGATATAAAAGTTAAGGTGATCATTATCAATAATAGCTGGCAGGGAATGGTACGTCAGTGGCAGGAAGCTTTTTACTCTGAACGGTATGCTTCTTCTAATATGGAAGTGGGAATGCCTGACTTTGTTAAATTAGCCGATGCTTTTGGTGTGCAGGGGATGCTAGTTCAGCACGGTGATGACTTACAAGCAGTTGTGGCAGAGATATTGGCAAGCGATCGCCCAGTTCTAGCCGACTTTAGAGTTAAACGAAATGAAAACTGCTATCCTATGGTCTCTCCAGGTAAGAGCAATTCGGAAATGGAAGGCTTACCTGAACCTAAACGCATCCGCTCTGCTTTAGAACGGGAACTGGGATTGGGAACTAGAGCCTAA